A window of Streptomyces sp. NBC_01224 genomic DNA:
GGTCAGCAACGAGCCGCAAGGGGACCAGAAGGTGGAGCACGCGATCATCTCCGGAGTCGCCCATGACGTCTCCGAGGCCAAGATCACCGTCGTCGGTGTGCCCGACAAGCCGGGCGAGGCCGCCGCGATCTTCCGCGCCATTGCGAACGCGGAAGTCAACATCGACATGGTGGTGCAGAACGTCTCCGCCGCGTCGACCGGTCTGACCGACATCTCGTTCACGCTGCCGAAGTCCGAGGGCCGCAAGGCCATCGACGCCCTGGAGCGCAACCGCGGCACCATCGGCTTCGAGTCGCTGCGCTACGACGACCAGATCGCGAAGATCTCCCTGGTCGGCGCCGGCATGAAGACCAACCCGGGTGTTACGGCGGGCTTCTTCGAGGCGCTGTCGGACGCCGGTGTGAACATCGAGCTCATCTCGACGTCCGAGATCCGTATCTCGGTGGTCACCCGCGCCGACGACGTCAACGAGGCCGTGCGCGCCGTGCACACCGCCTTCGGTCTCGACAGCGATTCCGACGAGGCCGTCGTCTACGGGGGCACCGGCCGATGACCGCCCGCCGTCCTTCGCTCGCGGTCGTCGGGGCGACCGGGGCGATCGGCGGAGTCATGCTCCAGATCCTTTCGCAGCACGCGGATGTCTGGGGCGAGGTGAAACTGATCGCCTCGCCGCGTTCGGCCGGCCGCAAGCTGGTCGTGCGCGGCGAGGAGAGCGAAGTCCTCGAACTCACCGAGGACGTCTTCGACGACGTCGACGTGGCGCTGTTCCTGGTGCCCGAGGCCGTCGCCGCGCAGTGGGCGCCGATCGCCGCCGCCAAGGGCACGGTCGTCATCGACGACTCCGCCGCGTTCCGGCTGGACCCGGACGTTCCGCTGGTCGTGCCCGAGATCAATCCGCATGCCGTGCGGATCAGGCCGCGCGGCATCGTCGCGAGCCCGAACTGCACGACACTCTCGCTGATCGTCGCGGTCGGCGCGCTGCACGCCGAATTCGGGGTACGGGAACTGGTCGTCTCCTCGTACCAGGCGGTGAGCGGGGCGGGCCGGGACGGTGTCGCGGCGCTGCGCGAACAACTGTCGATGGTGGCCGGTACGGAACTGGGCACGAAGCCCGGGGACGTGCGCCGGGCCCTGGGGGACACGGAAGGCAGCCCCTTTGCCGCGCCGGTGGCCCTCAATGTGGTGCCCTGGGCCGGGACCGAGGCCGGGGACGGCTGGTCGTCGGAGGAGCTGGCGATCCGCGAGGAGTGCCGCAAGGTCCTGGACCTGCCGAGCCTGCGGGTGGCGGCGACCTGTGTCTACGTACCCGTCATCGCGACGCACTCGATGTCCGTGCACGCACGGTTCGAGAACGAGATCGCGGTCGACCGGGCCCACGAGATCCTGGCGACGGCACCGGGCGTGGTGCTCTACGACAGCCCGGCGGCGGGGGACTTCCCGACACCGTCCGACGTCGTCGGCACCGATCCGACCTGGGTCGGACGGGTGCGCAGGTCGCTGGACGATCCCCGGGGCCTGGAACTGTTCGTCTGCGGCGACAACCTCCGCAAGGGAGCGGCGTTGAACGTGGCGCAGATCGCCGAATCGGTGGCTGCCGAATTTCCCCAGGTCTGATTCGAACCTGTTTTGTACTCTCTGTGAATGCCCTGTGAGCAAGTTGAAGGTCTGAACCTCTTGAGCTGGGGTGTCGGGGTATCCGACGATGACCTTTCGGCCTGGTGCAACCGTCGGCTGGAGAGCACGCGTCTATGCGGTCACCTCTTGCGCGGCGGGGCGCATATTCGGGGCATTTGTGGAAGAGCAGGTACGTATGAGGGCATGTCGCACTGCGACGAACGCGGTGCCGCGCGCGTACAACCCTGACGGGGGGAAACGTGTCCAACTGGCGTGGCAGAGGTTCTCGATATCACAGTGGTGGGCCCCTTGCGCGGCGCTTCGGTGCGTCCGCTCAGACGGCCCCGCGCACCCGGCGGTATGCCGGTGATTGCGCCCATGCCCGCTGCACGTCCCACACGGCTGCCGTCACAGCGCGAGGGCGCTGAGGAGGGCGTGGCTGCCGGAACCACGGTCGACCATCTCACCGAGACCTATCGGGCCCACTACCGTTCGCTGCTGGGCCTCGCGGCGCTGCTCCTGGACGACACCGCCTCATGTGAGGACGTCGTGCAGGAGGCGTTCATCCGCGTGCACTCGGCGCGCAGCCGGGTACGGGACCCCGAGAAGACACTCGCGTATCTGCGCCAGACCGTCGTCAATCTGTCGCGCTCCGCGCTGCGCCGCCGCATCCTCGGGCTGAAGCTGCTGTCCAAGCCGATGCCGGACATGGCGAGCGCGGAAGAGGGCGCGTACGACCAGCTGGAGCGGGACGCGCTGATCAAAGCGATGCGGGGGCTGCAACGGCGCCAGCGGGAGGTGCTGGTGCTGCGTTACTTCGCGGATATGACGGAGGCCCAGGTGGCCGAGACGCTGGGTATATCCCTGGGCTCGGTCAAGGCCTACGGCTCCCGTGGGATCGCGGCGCTGCGCGTCGTGATGGAGGCGCAGGCATGAGTCGGCGCTACCGCAGGAACGAGAACAGCCACGAGCGTGAGCATCGGATTGACCGGACTGGAAACGGAATTGTGAACGACGGGCCGGAGAGCGCCTCGCATGTGAACCCGGACGTGAAGTCGGACGCGAAGTCGGATACGGATCACGCGGATACGGATCACGCGGGTCGGGACCTCGCGTCCGTGGGA
This region includes:
- a CDS encoding aspartate-semialdehyde dehydrogenase, with translation MTARRPSLAVVGATGAIGGVMLQILSQHADVWGEVKLIASPRSAGRKLVVRGEESEVLELTEDVFDDVDVALFLVPEAVAAQWAPIAAAKGTVVIDDSAAFRLDPDVPLVVPEINPHAVRIRPRGIVASPNCTTLSLIVAVGALHAEFGVRELVVSSYQAVSGAGRDGVAALREQLSMVAGTELGTKPGDVRRALGDTEGSPFAAPVALNVVPWAGTEAGDGWSSEELAIREECRKVLDLPSLRVAATCVYVPVIATHSMSVHARFENEIAVDRAHEILATAPGVVLYDSPAAGDFPTPSDVVGTDPTWVGRVRRSLDDPRGLELFVCGDNLRKGAALNVAQIAESVAAEFPQV
- a CDS encoding SigE family RNA polymerase sigma factor, producing MPVIAPMPAARPTRLPSQREGAEEGVAAGTTVDHLTETYRAHYRSLLGLAALLLDDTASCEDVVQEAFIRVHSARSRVRDPEKTLAYLRQTVVNLSRSALRRRILGLKLLSKPMPDMASAEEGAYDQLERDALIKAMRGLQRRQREVLVLRYFADMTEAQVAETLGISLGSVKAYGSRGIAALRVVMEAQA